TACAAATAGCGCCTTCTCAGCTCCAGGGATATCTTGCAAGAGCTCCTCAGTCTTTTGACCCATGCCATAGAAGGGTCCGGTGATTCCACATATAGCGAACAGGATATTCAGAGCCTGTAGATTGCGCCATGGTAAGGACAATCAGCCAAATTAACAAATCAAAATAAGACTTGACGCCGGTTCACTATACCATGGCAAATACCATGAGGGCATCATCCCATCCAAACGCCCTCATCAATCTCAGCCGAACAAAGCACCGGAGGGCAACAGCAACGAGGGACAAGACGAGGAAAACGACAGTGACAACAAAGATCGAGATCCCCCGTCCTTTCAGTCCCACCATTTTGGAACCTGAGCTGGACAGCTAAATTGGCGCTGTCCAGCCGGCTTCGACAAGTGTTAGATTGACCACAAGACCCACTGAAAAAAAGTGGTCTCGCAGGGATTCTTCTGAAAATATTAGGGGCGATAATTGAGGCGATAATTGCCGGGCAGGCGAAGAATAAGGGGGGTTTGGGTTCTTCACCCCATCTCGCACCGTCCGCGTGCGGTGCCGACCCAAAACGAAGGATGACGGCTCGCCAGGAgcgcaaaaagcaaagagatTCACGGGACCTCGAGGAAACGTGCGCAGGCCCGCGTCCTTTTAAAGACTATCGCAATTTAACTTTCTGTCAGAGTGACTAGTTGCTCAAGGTCTCCGCTATTCTTGCGGGTGCACCAGAGCCTCGGGTCGACGGGTCCAGCCTGTGATGGCCACAGGTGGAACCACCACGCCATCTTAGCAGCAGAAATTCACGGTAGTTACACAGCTGGAGCAAATCTCCAGACCAAAGGAAACGTTTCCTGCTCAAGCCAAAAGTTCGCCGTCGCCAACTGCAGGGGTGCAGAGTTATCCGATCTGCACCCCGGCAGCAAATCACGGCGTCCAGTCTCCAGCCAAGAACGGTCTGTTTGGGACTGTGGGGCATCCAAAGGCCCGTGTTGTGTTTCCCAACGGTCCGTCACGCGCCGTCTAATTGGCCACCTGCCTTGATCTTTTCGCATGGAGGACAAATTGGCCTTGCTCTCCACATGGGGGACATGATGCGCGCGCGGGGTtttggtcttcttcacgaGGGGAGCCAAACCGGGGGTCCTGGCCAATCCTCGACGTCCAACGCCTCATAAACTTGGGGGCATTCAACACGAAGTTGAAGAGGCGGGTTCCAATGGACCTGGCCTCTCCCTATTCGTGGCGAAATGGATCGGCCGAGAGCTATCTATTCCCTCCATATCAACCACGTTTTGATCTTTGGCCCGGCCGAACGAAGATCCAGTATTATGATTAGATAGCCTTGGTAGATATAATGGAGTTCAGAATAACGCAAATCTCCCGATTATATACAAACCAGTGGGCAAGGCACTCCGACGCATAACGGGCATGCATCCATCCGGGGAATCATCCGAGGGCCAGCGCAGCTGGTACAGGCGGTATCACTTTGACTCGGAGGTCAGACAGAAGAGGAACGTTCAGATGGAGGTTACGTCGCCGGACGACAGCTTCAATACGAATACTACTGTTGATATCGAGCCTGTTGATTCTGGGGCTGGGTTGTTGGATAGGGAGATTGCCCAGAATGGGTCTACTGTAGGGGAGAAGCCGAAATGAGCTGGTAATATGGAAGCTTGAAATATCTGTATAACTAATTTAGTGGAACTAACTCATTATGTTAACATACAATCTCTGTtaaactcctccttccacaacagccCCAGGAATCTTCCCAGACTTGAATTCATCCACCATCTGCTCCATCGTCACCCATTCAACTCCCTCATGCGAGTTGATATACTCGATGATGTTCTCATGCATCAGGATCACCTGCGGCTTGCCACTAACCTGCGGATGGATAGTCATAGGGAAGATAAACGTATCATACTCGCGATAGAAGTAATCAAACTGCTTCTTCCACAGATTCTCAATCACGTCCGGACTTACATACCCCTGAGAAGCGTGCCCTTTGAAGCTGACAACGAACGGAGGCCAGTCATCCAGGTGCCAGTTTGCTGGGATTTCCACAATTTTGCTCGGCGTTATCCTTGACATGGGCTCCATCCAGGTCGATGCTTCATTCTGCACGTTTGTTTCTTTCCACCTTTCTTCGCCATTTGGGACGTAGTAGGGCTGGCAGTCATGGTGCATAAAGGAATGGTCGTATTCCTGGCATTGTTAGGGCCATCTACATTCAAACACACTGGACAGAATACTCACGATGCCAAACTCCTCGAGAACTTTTACCGTCTGCTTCGAAGTGTCCCATGCAGGCGCAGTCCATCCTCTAGGCTTCTTGCCAGTAAACTTCGTGAGGACATCAATTGACTTCCCCATCACATCGCGCTGCTGTTGCTCGCCCAGCGTGGCGACGAACTCGTGGCAATATCCATGTAAACCACTGCAAGATCAGCCCAGTCCATAAATGGTAGAATGACTTGACATCACGAACATTTCATGCCCACCATCCCGCACTTTATTCATCTGGTCCGGAAACGATTCCACCGAGTGTCCTGGGACAAACCACGTCGCTTTGATCCCGTACTTGTCCAGCAATTTCAGGATGCGATCGATTCCAACCGTTGCGCCGAAGATGCCCCGAGAGACATCTGTTGGTCCGGCTGGTGCGCCTGAGCAGGTGTTGATCCTGGTGCAGTCAGCATTGCCCTACATTGCAAAGAGAACGGCTACATACCAACCACTCACTGCATCGACATCAATGCCATATCCAACGAGGACTCGTTTTACCATTGTAACTCAGGTAGATGTATGTTCTGCCGAAATAATTGGGGTCGATTTCGCAAGCTGTGATGAATGCGCCACCCTCAAACACAGACTCGCCACATTATTTATATATGGGCCGAGACCAGTTTGAATAATGTATGAGATTCTCGCATAAGGGCAAGGTTCCCCGCATGCAACCTCCAAGCAAGGCGCCCATCGCCGGTTTTTCACCAGGACTGGGCTCGTGCTGCACCTTGACGAATAGGTCGACGCGGGGAAGCATTATTGATCAGCAGCAGTGGAGAGGAAGATAGGAAAGCATCGGAGTAGCTCTCCTGTTCTCCAATCAGATTTGGTATGCCTGTCGCTGATGTCCGTTGGGTGCGCGTATCTCCGAGTTAGCCGGTGGGGTTATAATGGAGCAGTATTTCCATTCTAATATTTCGTATACATAAACCAATTTCCATTGTACTGAGCCAATTTGTGTTCATCCCATGGTATATCGACCAGGATCAAGTGCGACAATGAAGCAAATCGTGTGCTCAGGAACTCCATATGAGGTACTTCCACTTTACCATAAACAAATCACGCAGCTAATTTACAAGATCGGGTACACACATGGCATAGAATCAAAGGATGAAATTTCCCGCGGAATTACCTTCTACGCAGCATTATTCGTGCAGAAGTCTGGACTAGATTGGCCGCAGGTACAAGCGCAAGCCAGCGAATTCGCCGAAGCCATATTGGCCAAATGGCCGCGTTATTATGAGGAGCTGACAGGTAGATACTCAGTCCCTGCCCCAGAGACACCTTTGAGACGTAAATAACGAGAATGCAGGTGTTGCCGAAGGAGCTGGTCGCGATATCCTCGACATAATTGCGCTGAATGTTCGCTCCGAGATCGTCTTTGGACGGTTTAGCGATGGGTGTACCAGCCTGTACTGTAAAAGGGATGGGTATGCATATATAGGTCAAAACTGGGACGTAAGTCTTACAGCCGTGGTTAAGCTGAGTAGTCGTGCTGATATACTCCCAATACAGTGGATGGAGGATCAGATATCGAATCTTGTCCAGCTCACGATCATACAAGAAGGACTTCCCTCAATCCAAATGGTCACAGAGGCAGGTATAATTGGGAAGATAGGCTTCAATTCGCAGGGTGTCGGAGTCTGCTTCAACGCAATCCGGGCCAGGGGCGTGAATAAAAACGGCCTCCCTTCCCATCTGGGGCTGCGACTTGCCCTGGAAAGCGCATCTgctgaagcagcagcaagtgcCCTAGAGGAAATCGGCATGGCCAGTTCAGCGTATATTCTTGTTGGCGATGCGACAACGGCCATCGGTCTGGAATTTACCTCTACAACGTTTGCCAGGCTGCCGCTGAATGAGCATGGGTTTATTGCCCATTCCAACCATCTCATCCTTCACCACCCGAATGTTTACGAGCCTAAATGGCTGGAGGACTCCCCGCTTAGAACGGagacgatggggaggaaTGTTCTCCAGACTAAGAAGATGTCGTGGGAAGCCTTCGGTGGCCTGTTCGAAGATGAGACCAACTACCCATGCTCTATAAGTCGGGCTGCAGAGGGCGCCAGTGATTTTGCGACGCTGTTCAACATCACAATGGACCTCGAGAGGAAGAGTGCGGTTGTGAAGGAGGGAAGGCCTATTGCAGGCGACACCACGGCTACCAAGTTGAACCTGTCATTTTAGTCCATGGCTTTATAACTTGGCTTCGTGTAGCAGTATAAAAATGGTATTTTGAATTGCGCGGCACACTCCGTATACCTGTCCCCTATAGATTTATCTCAGTCCGAACGTTTATGATACCCGGCTTCAGAACAGCTGGAACCAAACTTCAATGCGACTTTGATCTACTGCGAGTCTCTGCTTTCAGATGCAGATGGCAGCCCCTCTTACGCATGGGCCCACCAATCCTATGCAATAATCCATTCGAGCGCTCAGCTCCGTGATCGGCAAACAACCATCGGACATGCGCGCAGGATGAGACCAGCCGAGATGAAGCGAAACTGTCTCCAAAAAAGCGGGGAAATGTTAGTTCTGGTGCGATGGTATAGTATCCAGACGCCGGTGGACATATTTCGAGATATTGTAATGTTATAAGCCGTGCCTATCAACACAGCTCTAAGTCTCAGATCCGTTGcattaaaagatttaatttacCAACATGACGAATGAATTCAACCGCCTTGAATCAATATCCGACTCGGAGGAGTACAAAGCGAAGAGTGTGCTGGATTTGATGTCCCTGACGGGAAAAGTCACAGTTGTCACAGGTACATTATATCCTTTGAAAATCGGATTCAGTACTAAGTGTATAGGCGCCGCAAGAGGTATTGGCCTTGGACTCGCCAGGGGAGCAGCGGAATTGGGCAGCGATGTTGCTATTCTTGACATCCTCGAGCAGCCAGCTGAAGATTTAAAGAGCTGGGAGGGCTTGGGCGTTCGAGTAAAGTATTACAGGTATGGACCTCAGAACAAAGTATACGCTCTCTCGCTAACTGGTTTCTGAGCATAGAACCGATGTGACAAAGCCTGAAGATCTGGCTACAGTGTTTGAATCAATCCACGGAGACTTTGGCCGTATTGACAACTGGTAAGAATAGAGACATGTGCCACTATGAGGCTAACTTCTGCAGCGTCACTGCCGCGGGGATCGTGATAGACAAACCCTTCCTCGACCATGAATGGGAGGAAAGTATGAAGGTCCTAAACATCAACGTACGTGATACTGTGTCTAAGCCTGCATAATGATACTAATTCTGCAGGTCATGGGAAGCATTCTCTGTGCACAACTGGCCGCGAAATACATGCGAAAGCAGAACCAAGGAAGTATAGTGATGCTCGGCTCGACAGCTGCACACGGCGCTACACCCTCGCGAAACATGGCAGTTTACTCTGCTTCGAAAGGAGCAATAATATCTCTAACCCGATCGCTGGCCGTGGAACTGGCCCAGTTTGGGATCCGAGTCAACTCAGTATCGCCCGGCTTCATTGCCACTGAGATGATCCTGGATGCGACACGAAAAGACCCCGATCTTTGGAAGTCGTTTAATAGCACGCCTCCGCTGCAGCGTGTGGGAACCAGGGGGGATTTGAAGGGTATTGTAGCATGCCTGCTGACCGATGCTGCTGCATATACCACGGGGGCTGATATTGTGGTTGACGGCGGGTTAAGCTCTGGACAGGCTTGTTAGACAGAAACTGAATTCCAGATTTTCCTTTGGTAAACTACACTACAAGGAATTGAAATCCATAATGCAGTAAGCTGTCCCAATGTGGAGTGGAGATCAGACTTTGGAACGCGGGGTCAGTTGGAGCATCGACGATAATACTTCAATTGCCGAGATAGACTCTTCTTTACTTCTATCACTGCCAAGTGTGGCTATGAGTAAGATGCCACCAAGAGTGCGACGGCGAGCAGTAGCCTGTGCCCGATGTCGTACGCGAAAGGTCATGGTAAGTGGATTTGCCACATACATGGGCTGGAATAACATTCGCAGTGTGATGGGGCCACACCCAGTTGCTCAAAATGCACCGAAGCTGGTACTCCCTGTGTGGCATCAGGAGCATCCAACGAGAGAACAGTCCCTCGGTCaatcgtcctcttcctggAAGATGAACTTGCCAAAACGGAGGCTCTCTGCAAAGAGGCAGCGAGGAATGACGGGTGCAGTAAGGAATTGGCTGAGAAGGTCATCAGCGATATGACTCCGTCCTTCTTGGGCCTTGCGTCTTCAGTCCCTCTGGTACCTTGTGCGGTTGCAGGGACACGATTGCCATCTACTACAGATATGGCTGATTCAAACGATTGCAATATGCAATCCGACTTCGACCTTGACCCGAGCTGCCAGCCTTCGAGTGCGCTTCTAGCAATCCCTCCATCGGTAGCGGACTTTCTGTTCCATAACTACATGACCAGGGTCGTTCCTATATATCCCATTTTCTATTCTGCCGACCTAATGGCGTACTTCAACGCCGTCTTCCACCCCGTATCTGAATCATTGCCAATACCACGAGAGGTCTATGTTGTCAGTCTGATCATGGCTATATCTCTTACCACTGCTGCACGAACACAGCAGGTCTGGGCAAACTCCATAGCGAGAGCCCTTTTCAAAGAAGCGATGCAACAGGTCCGCCCGGTCTATACAAACGACATTGCTGGACTGCAGGCCCTTCTGCTTTTAGTTCAGTATACGTATCTAGACCCCTCGGCTGCAAACCTATGGCTTCTATGCGGATTTGCAACACAGGCATGCATTGACCTGGGTCTCCATCATGAAAGCCCTGGCCAGAGCGTCGACCCCCTAGAGAAGGACATCCGGCGAAGAGTCTTCTGGTGCACATACGAGATGGAAATCGCCATTTCCGCCGCGTTATTACGGCCCTCTATGCTTTTTGGTACAGAAATAAATGTACCATTTCCGACCAAAGTAGACGACAGCTCTATATCAGTGTCTGGAATCGATTCCGACGGACCAGCCACCAAATTCTGCTGTCGATGGATTTGGCAGTTTCGTTTAATCGAGGCCGAGATCATCTCTGTTCTTTTCCCATCTGGAGAGCCTCCGGTACCCTCTACGTCTCTGGAGGCATGGATGGGCGAGATTGAGTCGAGAATCAACCATTGGCACCAGGAAATCCACTGGTCTGCCTCGTTAAATACCGATTCCACCATGATCTCCCAATGGGAGGAGATGTCGCTATACGCCGACATCGCCCGCAACTACATAATCGTCACCCTATTCCGCCCCAGTCCACAAATCCCCGAGCCAACACCCCAGAATCTAATGAAGGCATTTTTGGCAGGTGTAGGCGTTGCAGAGGGCTACTGGCAGCAATACTCCAATCTGGGATTCGGCAACAGCAAATACGTCTTCCATCCATGCTACCACACATTCTCCGCTGGGATTGTATTCATGCGGTCTTTGCAGCGGTGCAAGGAGACCATCTCGGCTTCATATACTTTAAACGACGTCGAAGGCTTCATTGCGTGTTTCTCCCGACTCTTTGCGACCATTGCTGAGCGATGGCCTGGTGCATCCCGGTGTCTTGAGGAGTTCGAGCGACTAGTGGCACCAGTGAAGAGGGAATATGTTGACTATACCGTGCAGAAGGCCAGGAACGTATCTCAAGATGCACTGTACGACGACGGGGGTTTTGGGGAAGCTGATCCGACACTCAGCTCTGCGTGGCAGTTGGATAACGCTACTTTCGAGCCGCTGTTTGCTCCTGGACTGTGGGATCAAGAATGGGCTGGCTCTTTGTTTACTGTACCCATGGATTGGACTGCTGAGTTTGGGTTCAGTTTGGATTAGATTGTACAGTTATGTAGTAGTACACTTAGTTAACGATAGACAGTCAACACCTGCATTATAATCAATAGTAAATTAAACAGTGCCAGTATATCAACAGCTATCTCAATTATATAGAGTACATCAAATGGAACTTgattaaatagaatattcATAATGAACTCGGTATATATCACGTGTAGGCCGGGTTCTTCCGATAATACTGCGCTGTTCTCTCTCCAACTTGCAATGTCCCTCGTACTTCGCAATGGAACACATAACTTCACGATCACAAGATCTCAACGAGTTGTTGAGTTCACTCCCTGCATGCTGTCGATGCAGACTCAACCGCCGCCGATGCGACACCCAGCTGCCCTCGTGCCAGAACTGCTCCAAAGCGGGGGCGGAGTgcgtcttcttcgaccatGTCCTGCAGCGAAACCAGCCACGATCGTGAGTCAGTAGAGCCAATAAAAGTTACACTTCTAACTTAGATCTTGATTAGATATGTCGCGACACTGATCTCGCGTTTGAAGGAGAAACGGGGAGAACTGGCTGCCCGCACAGGCCAGGACTGTTCTGACCAGGGACCTCTCAGCCATTCGccatctccagattctggGCGCATTCCAAGTAGATTTGGGTTTCAGACAAGTCGATACATTGGGAATTTATCATGTTTATCTCACCCTCTGTCTGTTGTGAATGACACCACTACAGAGACTGCAACCACGCTGGCTCCGCCTGCTTTGCATGTCGAAGAAAAGTTAAGTAGCGACATAAATGAGGATGTCCACGGTTATCTTATGATGACTTATATGAACAATATCCATTCTATATACCCATGCATTGACGAGTCACTGCCATTTTTGTCAGCTGGATGGCGTATCAATCGCGACCTCAATTCGCTCGACGCCCGAGAGCTCTTCACGCTAGAGCTGGTTCACTCGATCGCAAGCCAATACATCCTGCAGAATATCAGTACAGATCATCAGCGACGGTCCTACCGTGTATTAGCCGACGAATGCCACGCACGAGCCTTGACTCTATTTGACAAGGCCGCTACGGACATTAGTATCCCCACGCTACAGGCAGTTATGTTAGCCGCCTTGCATAGTCTATTCAGCCCGCAGCAGGGTAACTGCGGACAGCTTATTGGGCTTGCAGTGAGGATCGCAATTGAGCTCAGTGTCAGCGATAAGCAGAATAGTAGGAGTGATGAGGCCAAGATGTTGCAGCTTTATAGAGTAACGTACTGCATTGAGAATCAGGTTGCTACGGCTTTGGATAGGCCGGCGTTGTTGCCAGAGCGGGTAATTCGGGTAATTCATTCCTTTCTATAATAGGATTATTGGGAGAAGGAGTACTGATATCAAATACACAGCATCTTTCACAGGATATTGATACTCGCCACATACAAGACACGCTCTGCGATTTGTATCGAATACAGTCCCGCTTCCGCTCGACGCCAGATGAGAAAGCCGCAGTCTCCTTATCCCAGGAACTCTCCAGTCATATTGAATATATAGAGGGAAATACTATTGACCATGGGAAGGCTAATGTTCTCGCCACCGCATATGAAACacgcctccttctctccccgaacgacgacgaagccgcAGTGCGTCTTCTCGAAATTTATGGTCAACCAGATTATGTCCGGACATTCCTAAGTCCGCAATGCGCATATAGAGCGGGTGTGGTTGTCTCTACGACTGCTTCGAAGGGGTGTCGCTCTGCTATTCAGGCGTACGGCCGGTGTCTGGTATTCCTAGAGCAGTGCTCACGAACATGGCCTAGTGCGAGTGCACTGAAGCAATCACTCGAATCTTTACAATAAAACAGTGATGCCGTGGTAGTTAGATTCCATTCAAGTGTACTGGTATGTAGAATTTCCTAATCGTCCCATTTGGCTTGAATAGTTGGCCACTGGTGGGTTTCCCTCATGGACGGACTCCAAAGGAACCACTGTATCTCCCCAGTTGGAGCTTCGACGATCACTCCAATTGACCAACCCAGGCCTCAGAGCTGCTACCCCATACCCCGTACCCCGCATGAATTCTCGGCGATGAGCGCAAGTCGCAGGGCAACCATCGGAGATACGCGCAATACCCTCTAACTGACACCAAATAGGAACCTGGGAAGCCGGAGATCAGCGCATTTCCCGTCTATTTTGTCAAGCCATGGCCCTAAACTGACTACAAATTTAGCACGCGGGAAGTGTTCCCTGACGAGTAGGGACGCGGTCTATCTTAGTCCTCCCTTGCATATAATACGGCGGTCGCGATGGCCAGCTACAAAGTGACCATCATTTTGCTTCCTAATTCGAATACCACAACGTGAAAAGATCTCAAAATGTCCCGGTACTACGAACGGGGCGTCAAGCTCCCCTTCCTACCGGAACTGCGACTCAACTCCCCCTACTGGCAGAAGTAATCTCTCCCAACCCTACACCAGATGCGTGACTAACAGACACCACCAGTGTCCTGATAGGAAGTCTAGTCGGCGTAACAGCCGGTCTCTATGTCTCACTGAACCTCCTCGGAGCAGGGGGAGGCAAACCAAACTCCGCCCAAACAGTGCAAGTCGTCAACGCGACCCTCTGCACGGTCTGGTTCTTCTCCGCCTCATTCGG
Above is a window of Aspergillus puulaauensis MK2 DNA, chromosome 2, nearly complete sequence DNA encoding:
- a CDS encoding polysaccharide deacetylase family protein (CAZy:CE4;~COG:G;~EggNog:ENOG410PKEH;~InterPro:IPR011330,IPR002509,IPR037950;~PFAM:PF10096,PF01522;~go_function: GO:0003824 - catalytic activity [Evidence IEA];~go_function: GO:0016810 - hydrolase activity, acting on carbon-nitrogen (but not peptide) bonds [Evidence IEA];~go_process: GO:0005975 - carbohydrate metabolic process [Evidence IEA]), producing the protein MVKRVLVGYGIDVDAVSGWINTCSGAPAGPTDVSRGIFGATVGIDRILKLLDKYGIKATWFVPGHSVESFPDQMNKVRDGGHEIGLHGYCHEFVATLGEQQQRDVMGKSIDVLTKFTGKKPRGWTAPAWDTSKQTVKVLEEFGIEYDHSFMHHDCQPYYVPNGEERWKETNVQNEASTWMEPMSRITPSKIVEIPANWHLDDWPPFVVSFKGHASQGYVSPDVIENLWKKQFDYFYREYDTFIFPMTIHPQVSGKPQVILMHENIIEYINSHEGVEWVTMEQMVDEFKSGKIPGAVVEGGV
- a CDS encoding uncharacterized protein (COG:S;~EggNog:ENOG410PW8R;~InterPro:IPR036864,IPR007219,IPR001138;~PFAM:PF00172,PF04082;~go_function: GO:0000981 - DNA-binding transcription factor activity, RNA polymerase II-specific [Evidence IEA];~go_function: GO:0003677 - DNA binding [Evidence IEA];~go_function: GO:0008270 - zinc ion binding [Evidence IEA];~go_process: GO:0006351 - transcription, DNA-templated [Evidence IEA];~go_process: GO:0006355 - regulation of transcription, DNA-templated [Evidence IEA]), which encodes MPPRVRRRAVACARCRTRKVMCDGATPSCSKCTEAGTPCVASGASNERTVPRSIVLFLEDELAKTEALCKEAARNDGCSKELAEKVISDMTPSFLGLASSVPLVPCAVAGTRLPSTTDMADSNDCNMQSDFDLDPSCQPSSALLAIPPSVADFLFHNYMTRVVPIYPIFYSADLMAYFNAVFHPVSESLPIPREVYVVSLIMAISLTTAARTQQVWANSIARALFKEAMQQVRPVYTNDIAGLQALLLLVQYTYLDPSAANLWLLCGFATQACIDLGLHHESPGQSVDPLEKDIRRRVFWCTYEMEIAISAALLRPSMLFGTEINVPFPTKVDDSSISVSGIDSDGPATKFCCRWIWQFRLIEAEIISVLFPSGEPPVPSTSLEAWMGEIESRINHWHQEIHWSASLNTDSTMISQWEEMSLYADIARNYIIVTLFRPSPQIPEPTPQNLMKAFLAGVGVAEGYWQQYSNLGFGNSKYVFHPCYHTFSAGIVFMRSLQRCKETISASYTLNDVEGFIACFSRLFATIAERWPGASRCLEEFERLVAPVKREYVDYTVQKARNVSQDALYDDGGFGEADPTLSSAWQLDNATFEPLFAPGLWDQEWAGSLFTVPMDWTAEFGFSLD
- a CDS encoding uncharacterized protein (COG:I;~EggNog:ENOG410PN99;~InterPro:IPR005079;~MEROPS:MER0004220;~PFAM:PF03417), whose protein sequence is MKQIVCSGTPYEIGYTHGIESKDEISRGITFYAALFVQKSGLDWPQVQAQASEFAEAILAKWPRYYEELTGVAEGAGRDILDIIALNVRSEIVFGRFSDGCTSLYCKRDGYAYIGQNWDWMEDQISNLVQLTIIQEGLPSIQMVTEAGIIGKIGFNSQGVGVCFNAIRARGVNKNGLPSHLGLRLALESASAEAAASALEEIGMASSAYILVGDATTAIGLEFTSTTFARLPLNEHGFIAHSNHLILHHPNVYEPKWLEDSPLRTETMGRNVLQTKKMSWEAFGGLFEDETNYPCSISRAAEGASDFATLFNITMDLERKSAVVKEGRPIAGDTTATKLNLSF
- a CDS encoding fungal specific transcription factor domain-containing protein (COG:S;~EggNog:ENOG410QCZV;~InterPro:IPR036864,IPR001138;~PFAM:PF00172;~go_function: GO:0000981 - DNA-binding transcription factor activity, RNA polymerase II-specific [Evidence IEA];~go_function: GO:0008270 - zinc ion binding [Evidence IEA];~go_process: GO:0006355 - regulation of transcription, DNA-templated [Evidence IEA]) produces the protein MEHITSRSQDLNELLSSLPACCRCRLNRRRCDTQLPSCQNCSKAGAECVFFDHVLQRNQPRSYVATLISRLKEKRGELAARTGQDCSDQGPLSHSPSPDSGRIPSRFGFQTSRYIGNLSCLSHPLSVVNDTTTETATTLAPPALHVEEKLSSDINEDVHGYLMMTYMNNIHSIYPCIDESLPFLSAGWRINRDLNSLDARELFTLELVHSIASQYILQNISTDHQRRSYRVLADECHARALTLFDKAATDISIPTLQAVMLAALHSLFSPQQGNCGQLIGLAVRIAIELSVSDKQNSRSDEAKMLQLYRVTYCIENQVATALDRPALLPERVIRHLSQDIDTRHIQDTLCDLYRIQSRFRSTPDEKAAVSLSQELSSHIEYIEGNTIDHGKANVLATAYETRLLLSPNDDEAAVRLLEIYGQPDYVRTFLSPQCAYRAGVVVSTTASKGCRSAIQAYGRCLVFLEQCSRTWPSASALKQSLESLQ
- a CDS encoding SDR family NAD(P)-dependent oxidoreductase (COG:Q;~EggNog:ENOG410PUSE;~InterPro:IPR002347,IPR036291,IPR020904;~PFAM:PF00106,PF13561,PF08659;~go_function: GO:0016491 - oxidoreductase activity [Evidence IEA];~go_process: GO:0055114 - oxidation-reduction process [Evidence IEA]); the protein is MTNEFNRLESISDSEEYKAKSVLDLMSLTGKVTVVTGAARGIGLGLARGAAELGSDVAILDILEQPAEDLKSWEGLGVRVKYYRTDVTKPEDLATVFESIHGDFGRIDNCVTAAGIVIDKPFLDHEWEESMKVLNINVMGSILCAQLAAKYMRKQNQGSIVMLGSTAAHGATPSRNMAVYSASKGAIISLTRSLAVELAQFGIRVNSVSPGFIATEMILDATRKDPDLWKSFNSTPPLQRVGTRGDLKGIVACLLTDAAAYTTGADIVVDGGLSSGQAC